The sequence below is a genomic window from Actinomycetota bacterium.
CTGGAACAGGTTTCGGTTGCCTACGACGGCATGGATGCGGTGCGTGGGGTGACCATGGACGTCCCGGCCAATCAGATCACCGCCATCATCGGGCCGTCCGGCTGCGGCAAGAGCACGCTGATCCGCACGTTCAACAGGATGAACGACCTGATCCCATCAGCCCGCGTGGGGGGAAAGGTGCTCTATCACGGACAGGATCTCTACGGTCCTGCAGTGGATCCGGTTCAAGTGCGTCGGCGAATCGGCATGGTGTTCCAGAAGCCCAATCCATTCCCGAAGTCGATCTTCGACAACGTG
It includes:
- a CDS encoding ATP-binding cassette domain-containing protein, whose protein sequence is MATTEATMKEDAEPGSIFGVHIEVGSQAEQNVPEGREVVFRLEQVSVAYDGMDAVRGVTMDVPANQITAIIGPSGCGKSTLIRTFNRMNDLIPSARVGGKVLYHGQDLYGPAVDPVQVRRRIGMVFQKPNPFPKSIFDNV